One segment of Ziziphus jujuba cultivar Dongzao chromosome 12, ASM3175591v1 DNA contains the following:
- the LOC107429382 gene encoding uncharacterized protein LOC107429382 encodes MDSRNFLAISLCFFCFFPNLSLSVRGQLCLFPFEAALFLLLERGLSSEHHRFAALQFENPTGLSKDLGVSLIAAKEGNFLKAERIFLGGPESAGKFFQCAERRGRRRRRRRRRERDESVFEFGQLHQIENEAGPFLGGVFLMGYFDVMRF; translated from the exons ATGGATTCGCGAAATTTTCTCGCAATTTCTCTatgtttcttttgctttttcccCAATTTATCCCTTTCAGTCCGAGGACAACTCTGTCTCTTTCCCTTCGAAGCAGCTCTCTTCCTCTTGTTGGAACGTGGTCTTTCATCGGAACATCATCGCTTCGCAGCTCTCCAATTTGAAAATCCCA CTGGATTATCAAAGGACTTAGGGGTTTCATTAATAGCTGCGAAAGAAGGAAATTTTCTTAAAGCTGAGAGGATTTTCTTGGGAGGTCCAGAaagtgcaggaaaattttttCAGTGTGCCGAGAGAAGGGGaaggaggagaaggaggaggaggaggagagagCGTGACGAGAGTGTCTTCGAATTCGGGCAGCTCCACCAGATTGAGAACGAGGCCGGACCCTTTCTTGGTGGTGT GTTTTTGATGGGATATTTCGATGTTATGAGGTTTTGA
- the LOC107434518 gene encoding beta-glucuronosyltransferase GlcAT14A-like codes for MDPDLFHVFSSIRSDLIFIDHTSDLGWKEFQRVQPIVVDPAIYLARRSQNFHATEKQKTPDAFIVFTGSPWVVLSRRFLQFCILGWDNLPQTLLMYFTNVLLSQEGYFHSVICNSPEFKNATVNCELRYMIWHSPPGMEPHFLNNSDFDQMEEGVEVN; via the exons ATGGACCCAG ATCTCTTTCATGTATTCTCCTCCATCAGAAGCGATCTAATATTCATTGATCACACCAGTGACCTTGGATGGAAAGA ATTTCAGAGGGTGCAGCCTATTGTAGTTGACCCAGCTATATACTTAGCCAGGAGGAGCCAAAATTTTCATGCTACAGAAAAGCAGAAAACTCCTGATGCTTTTATAGTTTTCACAG GTTCGCCATGGGTTGTACTAAGCCGACGATTTCTGCAATTCTGCATACTTGGTTGGGATAACCTACCCCAAACCCTGCTTATGTATTTTACAAATGTACTTTTGTCTCAAGAAGGATATTTTCATTCTGTTATATGCAATTCGCCGGAGTTTAAGAACGCGACAGTAAACTGCGAATTAAGATATATGATATGGCACAGTCCCCCAGGAATGGAGCCTCACTTCTTAAACAATTCTGATTTTGATCAAATGGAAGAGGGAGTGGAAGTGAATTAA